The proteins below are encoded in one region of Carassius auratus strain Wakin linkage group LG44F, ASM336829v1, whole genome shotgun sequence:
- the LOC113068404 gene encoding kelch-like protein 17: protein MMEGGMQLLNRDGHSISHNSKRHYHDSFISMNRMRQRGLLCDIVLHVANKEIKGHKVVLASCSPYFHAMFTNEMSESRQTHVTLHDIDPQALEQLVQYAYTAEIVVGEGNVQTLLPAASLLQLNGVRDACCKFLLSQLDPSNCLGIRGFADTHSCSDLLKSAHKYVLQHFVEVSKTEEFMLLPLKQVLDLISSDNLNVPSEEEVYRAVLSWVKHDIDGRRQHVPRLMKCVRLPLLTRDFLMSNVDTELLVRHHSECKDLLIEALKYHLMPEQRGVLSNSRTRPRRCEGASPVLFAVGGGSLFAIHGDCEAYDTRTDRWHMVASMSTRRARVGVAAIGNKLYAVGGYDGTSDLSTVESYDPVTNAWQPEVSMGTRRSCLGVAVLHGLLYAAGGYDGASCLNSAERYDPLTSTWTSIAAMSTRRRYVRVATLDGSLYAVGGYDSSSHLATVEKYDPQSNAWTAIANMLSRRSSAGVAVLEGMLYVAGGNDGTSCLNSVERYNPKTNTWEGVAPMNVRRSTHDLVAMDGWLYAVGGNDGSSSLNSIEKYNPRSNKWVAASCMFTRRSSVGVAVLELLNFPPPSSPTLSVSSTSL from the exons ATGATGGAGGGGGGTATGCAGCTGCTGAACCGGGATGGCCACAGCATCTCGCACAACTCCAAGCGCCACTACCATGACTCCTTCATATCCATGAACCGCATGCGGCAGCGTGGCCTGCTCTGCGACATTGTGCTCCATGTGGCCAACAAGGAGATCAAGGGACACAAGGTGGTGCTGGCCTCCTGCAGTCCATACTTCCATGCCATGTTTACAA ATGAGATGTCAGAGAGCCGTCAGACCCATGTGACCCTGCATGACATTGACCCTCAGGCTCTGGAGCAGCTGGTCCAGTACGCCTACACTGCCGAAATTGTAGTAGGAGAGGGAAATGTGCAG ACCCTGTTACCAGCAGCTAGTCTCCTGCAGCTCAACGGAGTGAGAGATGCCTGCTGCAAATTCCTTCTCAGCCAGCTGGACCCCTCAAACTGCCTGGGCATCCGTGGCTTTGCAGACACTCACTCCTGCAGCGACCTTCTCAAGTCAGCCCATAAGTATGTCCTGCAACACTTTGTAGAGGTATCGAAGACTGAGGAGTTCATGCTACTACCACTCAAACAG GTGCTGGATCTGATCTCTAGTGATAACTTGAATGTCCCATCAGAGGAGGAGGTGTACAGGGCTGTGCTGAGCTGGGTTAAACATGACATTGATGGACGGAGACAGCACGTGCCCCGG CTGATGAAGTGTGTGCGTCTGCCCCTGCTGACACGAGACTTCCTGATGAGTAATGTGGACACGGAGCTGCTGGTGCGTCACCACTCTGAGTGCAAAGACCTGCTGATCGAGGCACTGAAGTATCACTTGATGCCCGAGCAGAGGGGTGTTCTCAGTAACAGCCGCACCCGACCGCGCCGCTGCGAGGGAGCCAGTCCGGTGCTCTTTGCTGTCG GCGGGGGCAGTCTTTTTGCCATTCATGGAGACTGTGAGGCCTATGACACAAGGACAGACCGCTGGCACATGGTTGCATCCATGTCAACACGGCGGGCACGAGTCGGAGTGGCTGCTATTGGAAACAAGCTCTATGCCGTGGGAGG GTATGACGGCACCTCTGATTTGTCTACTGTAGAGTCGTATGACCCAGTAACTAATGCGTGGCAACCTGAGGTGTCTATGGGAACGAGGAGGAGCTGTTTAGGTGTGGCGGTCCTGCATGGGCTGCTGTACGCAGCAGGAGGATACGATGGTGCTTCTTGTCTCAACAG TGCGGAGAGGTATGACCCTCTGACCAGTACCTGGACCTCCATCGCTGCCATGAGCACCAGAAGGAGATACGTCAGAGTGGCCACATTAG ATGGCAGTTTGTACGCAGTCGGCGGGTATGACAGCTCCTCACACTTAGCCACAGTAGAGAAGTACGACCCTCAG agtaATGCCTGGACTGCCATCGCCAACATGTTGAGCAGGAGGAGCAGCGCAGGAGTGGCTGTATTGGAGGGCATGCTTTATGTCGCGGGGGGCAATGATGGTACCAGCTGCCTAAATTCAGTGGAACGATATAATCCGAAAACCAACACCTGGGAGGGAGTGGCCCCCATGAACGTCCGCAG GAGCACCCATGACCTGGTCGCCATGGATGGCTGGCTATATGCGGTTGGAGGCAATGATGGCAGCTCTAGTCTCAACTCCATAGAAAAGTACAACCCACGTAGCAATAAATGGGTGGCGGCGTCGTGCATGTTCACGCGTCGTAGCAGCGTGGGAGTCGCTGTTCTAGAGCTCCTCAACTTTCCTCCTCCATCCTCTCCTACTCTTTCCGTCTCCTCCACCAGTCTTTGA